A section of the Deinococcus taeanensis genome encodes:
- a CDS encoding S1 family peptidase has translation MGGLLLLLWSWAGAQSLPKDVRERIIQATVMLLPTDRNGELDGSLGSGSIISPQGYILTNYHVVGDPDTRQLSPWIQVRVVRFVDREPEFTYWGKVVAADPNLDLAVVKITEDRNEKPVGTLKLPFVELGDSNSLGIGDDVFVFGFQGTGGMTLSFSRGSVGGFTGEDLNSSGRQWVKHDAQTGPGNSGGGAYDENGALVGVHSAGVAGEHNSRTSFMRPLAVAWGLITPNVTGFVLKKGAVNAGRTDSPRSTPAPGWPPALTTARGGVTGTVRVTGNAASGTWSTDFTELDKDGNLKGTARNGSQNQTAYFYYDDDNDEVWVEWTADGKAYASCIITPGAASSSDWKGTFYTFPTLDAKGTRTGECVVSLKARTAAPAPPASTTSGTWPPALAGGQAWTATFAQGGTYAIRLAAKDSEGDYPGTATQGSAKSDALVTFDPDTSKLLFIVSRADKTLLTCSAERSGQSGGTLRGTARAYRDAKDTGAAAGTCTLSLGAAPTPSAPVLTWPVRLGLGQRWDVTFPGVGTFALSVDERDDKGGFDGAATRGSEKGSVLLDDAGGELLVIVQRADKTFLVCSVQQGPSGGSLRGAATSHRDSQDKGVSLGSCTVTPR, from the coding sequence TTGGGGGGGCTGCTCCTCCTGCTGTGGTCCTGGGCCGGCGCGCAGAGCCTGCCGAAAGACGTGCGTGAACGCATCATCCAGGCCACCGTGATGCTGCTCCCCACCGACCGGAACGGCGAGCTCGACGGTTCGCTCGGCTCCGGCTCCATCATCAGCCCGCAGGGGTACATCCTCACGAACTACCACGTGGTGGGCGACCCCGACACCCGGCAGCTGTCCCCCTGGATTCAGGTGCGTGTGGTGCGCTTCGTGGACCGGGAACCGGAATTCACGTACTGGGGCAAGGTCGTGGCCGCCGACCCCAACCTGGACCTCGCGGTCGTGAAGATTACGGAGGACCGCAACGAGAAACCCGTAGGCACACTGAAACTCCCGTTCGTCGAACTCGGGGACTCCAACAGCCTGGGCATCGGGGACGACGTGTTCGTGTTCGGCTTCCAGGGCACCGGCGGCATGACCCTGTCGTTCTCCCGCGGGTCGGTGGGCGGCTTCACCGGTGAGGACCTGAACAGCAGCGGCCGGCAGTGGGTCAAACACGACGCGCAGACCGGGCCCGGCAACTCCGGCGGCGGCGCGTACGACGAGAACGGTGCGCTGGTGGGGGTGCACTCTGCCGGCGTGGCCGGCGAGCACAACTCCCGCACGTCCTTCATGCGGCCCCTGGCCGTCGCATGGGGCCTGATCACCCCGAACGTCACGGGCTTCGTGCTGAAAAAAGGCGCCGTGAATGCCGGCAGGACGGACAGCCCGAGGAGCACCCCTGCGCCCGGGTGGCCGCCCGCACTGACCACGGCGCGCGGCGGCGTGACCGGCACGGTCCGCGTGACCGGCAACGCCGCGAGCGGCACCTGGAGCACGGACTTCACGGAGCTGGACAAGGACGGCAACCTGAAAGGCACCGCCCGCAACGGCAGCCAGAACCAGACGGCGTACTTCTACTACGACGACGACAACGACGAGGTCTGGGTGGAATGGACCGCGGACGGCAAAGCCTACGCCAGCTGCATCATTACACCCGGCGCGGCCAGCAGCAGCGACTGGAAGGGCACCTTCTACACCTTCCCCACGCTGGACGCCAAAGGCACCCGCACCGGCGAGTGCGTGGTCAGCCTCAAAGCCCGGACCGCTGCGCCCGCCCCCCCTGCCAGCACCACCAGCGGAACGTGGCCGCCCGCCCTGGCAGGCGGCCAGGCGTGGACCGCCACCTTCGCGCAGGGCGGCACGTACGCCATCAGACTGGCCGCAAAAGACAGCGAAGGCGACTACCCCGGCACCGCCACGCAGGGCAGCGCCAAGAGTGACGCCCTCGTCACCTTCGACCCGGACACCTCCAAGCTGCTGTTCATCGTGAGCCGCGCCGACAAGACCCTGCTCACCTGCAGCGCCGAACGCAGTGGCCAGTCGGGCGGCACGCTGCGCGGCACCGCCAGAGCCTACCGGGACGCCAAGGACACCGGCGCGGCCGCCGGCACCTGCACCCTCAGCCTGGGCGCCGCGCCCACCCCCAGCGCTCCGGTCCTGACCTGGCCGGTCCGGCTGGGCCTGGGGCAACGCTGGGACGTGACCTTCCCGGGCGTGGGCACCTTTGCCCTCAGCGTGGATGAGCGCGACGACAAAGGCGGTTTTGACGGCGCGGCCACGCGCGGCAGCGAGAAAGGCAGCGTCCTGCTGGACGACGCCGGCGGGGAACTGCTGGTGATCGTGCAGCGCGCCGACAAGACCTTCCTGGTGTGCAGCGTGCAGCAGGGCCCCAGTGGCGGCAGTCTGCGCGGCGCCGCCACCAGCCACCGCGACAGTCAGGACAAGGGCGTCAGCCTGGGCAGCTGCACCGTCACCCCCCGCTGA